cctcctctctctctctcttcctccctccctccctctccccttcctccgtcagtcccttcctctctctctcctttttcacctctctcccctctctccttccctccctcccatctttctcccactctccctcactctccctccctccttttcttTCCGctgcctctctccttccctcgcactttctcccttcctttctcccccttcctccccgctctctctctctctctccttccctccccctcccctcccccctccctccctgtcccccctcccccccccccccccccccccccccccccccccacatccacctTCCCCTTTCTCTCATTGCTAAAATACATtcggacagttacatggatcTGAAAGGTTGAGTGTGACAGAGACAAAATGTGGCGAGCAAACAGGGCATCTTGCACAagacgggccgagtggcctgtctCGCTTCCGTTTGATTCAGTGTCCGCACATGAAAGTGGGGGCCAGTAGCGCCAGGGCCCAGCACAGCCCCAAGGCGGATATAGCGGTGGCAGCGCTCCTCGTCACCCGCATCTCGCAGCCCGGTCCCCGCTCCACTCTGACATGTATCCCATTGCTCTTCACCACTGCGTCAAGTGAAACATTAACCCCGTCAGTACGTGGGCGATTCTCCGTGATATTGAAGACCTCATAGGGAGGGATCAGCACCTCTTCCTCGCCCTCGAAAGCCGAGTATTTGGCGATATTGACGCCCATCCGCGATCTTatgatcaatagtgttttattaccGAACATTCGAGCGATGTTGGACTTGAGAGAGGAAGATGCGAAGTATCCAAATTTCATGTAGTCTCCCGGCTGTGCTTCAACCTGCCTCTGCATCCCTCTGTAGGTGGTGGCTGGCTCCGCCGTGCTGGTCTTTCCAAGTCGCTCGAGCGCAATGGAGAGAAGGTAATGGAAACTTTTAAAAGGGAACATCTTGGCGTACAGCGAGTCGCAAGTCCCGTACTGTCTCAGCGCTTCGTTGAACTTGCTGAAGAGGCCGCTGTGTACCGTATAGGCAATGACTGCCAAAACATGTTCTTCTCTAAGTCCGTCTGGTACCTGGATATTTCTCAGCCTGGTGGTGTTTCTCCGGTACATTACTGCTGCATCCCACGTCTGGGCGAAAAGTGGCGACTTGCCTTTCTCCACCTGAAGGTAGCCGATAGCCAGCTCGTCGGATACTTCACTCTGGTTGAAGATATAAGCAGCAGAGTGCTCCATCATGTCCAATACGATGGTGCCATTCGCAGGAATCGCGGCACTCAAGGCTGGGGTCGGCGGACCTAGGACTGGACGGAAATAGTTTGATTAGAGACatcttggatagaatggatgtggagagggtgtttacgCTGGttagagagtctagaaccagaggtcatagcctcagaattaaagggcgttcctttaggaagatgatgaggaatttgtttagtcagaagatggtgaatctgtgaaattcattgtctTAGAAGGCGGTCAATGGGCCtggtcaccatattataggaaagatggtgttaagttggaaagggtgcggagagggtttataaagatgttgccagaactcgagggtctgagctaaagggatAGTTTGAGCAGgcagggtctctattccctggagtgctggaggatgaggggtaatctttgtGAGCTGTATAAAAACGTGAGAAGGACAGGTCGGGTTGACGCACAGGGTCTCGTGCCCTGAGTACGGGGATCCAGAACCATCGAGAAAAGGTTTAAgactgggaggggagggggggggggggctctgggggggggggggggggctggggggtgaGGTTTGCCAGGGGGTAGTTTGAGGCAGGAGCTATCGCAACGTTTTACAGGGAtctgagggatatggggcaagtgGGACGTTTGCCAGGGCCAAAGGGTAGTTTGAGGCAGGAGCTATCGCACAACGCGGTCTCAAAAAGCATGGATTGGAGTACGATAGATTCATATCTGGACAGCTACACTTGTTTAGCAGCATTTGGCCTATACCCCTATGGGTaaactgtttctcaaacgttgggccgtccctgcctcatctacctcctctgcatctcgttccatacacccaccatctttccTGGGGAAAAAAGTGGCCCCTGGGCTTAGAtttttggcaacatcctcataaatcttcctggcaacatcctcgtaaatcgtcacTGTACccatgacaacatatttcctataacatggagccCATAATCTAAAGGGTTACAACAATCTTCTTGCACatactgtgctgccagattcagggacaataaaatcataaagttcgcggacgacactacagtggtggagTCATCGATGACGAGGTACATATAACAGCGTGgagcaaaaataacctggaattgaatgtcctAAGGAGATGGTTttcttcaggagggcgcagcccgGCATACCTCACATCTGGCACCACATcatgttcctcggtgtgcagataactcACCTGGTCCCAGCTGGGACCGtccacttgtcccacttgcagcACTTTGGGCCTAGGCCTACCCATCCCAAACCTGCACCCTGACTCACGTACTTGGCGTGGTACTGCACCTaactcggacaggaaggctctgcagagggtaaaCGATAGGATTATTGGGCCGTACCCTCTGCCTCATCTACCGCTGTCTGAAAGCACTCGTTGCCAAGACCACTGCACCCCCTCCCACCATCTCTTCCATGGCAAGAATCGAAAATCAAAGCCCCTACGGCTGCTTAGCTTCCTTTGCTGCAACATCACTCTGCATcaagtcacttgacttgactctgcggctggcacggacacaaCATCTGGCACTGGCCCACTTAAATCAGCGGCCcactggtttactgtattttaacattgtgttttttacctgattttaactatttattctgttccatcagggactggattgttttttttagtgttattatgtgaggtgttttaaatttcatgtgcgaggctccgctattcactgggaaacgtctttttattttgcactgtacttgttgcttgcaagatgacaataaaggttgattggattggattggatgaaaaggtcactgcctgacccgctcagttactccagcactaagtCTGTATCCACTATAACTGAGGGTTGTTATATATCTTGTGCTGTGTAAGAGGCAAGAGTTAAATCAAAATCTTGCAGAAAGGAACTAGCTGAATTATATTCAGATGGAAAGTAAAGACACGAGGTTGGGAAGGGGTCGGGTACACAGTGGTGGAGCCCATTTGCGGAACGGTTTCACAAGATTGGAACTTCCAGGAATAGCTAAGTTTTGCAACCAATGCACTTCATTTGGGGCCAAGCGCGGAAATTGGACAACCGTGGTCTATGCGAgaaacagcggtagaattgctgccttgcaatgctgacggcaccagagacccgggttcgatcatgactacgggtcctgtacgttctccccttgacttgcgtgggttttctcacgaacctcggtttcctcccacatttcccaGACGCGCAACTTTGgcggtaattggcttggtgtaaatgttttttaaaaatgtccTTAGTTTTTGTGCTAATGtccatgcggactcagtgggccgaagagcttattTTATCTCTAAAGAAACTGGAtgcagaatatagacacaaaatgctggagcagctgggcaggcagcatctctggagagaaggaatggatgacgtttcgggtcgagaccgttcttcagacggagagtcaggggagagggaaagattaGTGGACCCAGAGaacgtgtgaaaacgagagatcaaagggaagGCTGATGAAGGATAATGTAGAGCTCGGGGAAGCGGAAAACGAATCATACAAAGGTCAGATTTAATCAAGATAGGAGAACTAGGATGTgacgggatggagagagatggaaagcaagggtttgTACAACAATGAAACggtccattctgaccaagatcATCCAtctgaccaaaatgtcccatttggttcatattcctctaaaccttaccCATTCATGTgctggatatggggcaaacggggGAAAGTGGGGCTagcgtagatgggcatgttggtcaggttgggcaaattgggccgaagggcctgtttccacgctggctgACTATATCTCTGTGTGAATCCCTCTGATATGCCCTATCTCGCTGCCTATCTATCCCTTTTTCTCTGCCAGTTTGAATCACTCTCTGACTTCTCCGCCTCTGTCCGTTCTCGCCTTTTCTTTTCACCCCCCattctctcccatcctctctcttACTAAAACGGGAGCAATCGGAGGTCAGAACTAataaattcataagtcataggaagagaattaggccactcggcccacggaatctactcctccattcaaccaTGACTGGTCCATCTTTCTTTCTGAACCATATCCTGCCTTGTCTCCCCAACTTGACGCCTcattaatcaagaaactgtcaatctccactttaaaaatacccaatgactttgcctccactgccgtctgtggcaattaatttcacTGACCCTCTCCGCTCTGGCTAAGAAagtcctcctcgtctcctttctaaaggtacgtcctttaattcagaggctgtgtCCCCAGGTCCGAGACATTCtatccacttccactctatccaggcctttctctattcggtaaatttcaatgaggtccaaataaagacacaaaaggcagcagtaactcagcaggtcggtcaacatctatggagaaacatagagacatagaaacatagaaaataggtgcaggagtaggccattcggcccttcgagcctgcaccgccattcaatatgatcatggctgatcatccaactcagtatcctgtacctgccttctctccatacctcctgatccctttagccacaagggccacatctaactccctcctaaatatagccaatgaactgtcctcaactacattctatggcagagaattccagagattcaccactctctgtgtgaaaaatgttttcctcatctcggtcctaaaaatgttcccccccccttatccttaaactgtgaccccttgttcaggaaagaatagatgaaaatgagaaaagtaataggtggcgtttcgtgcCATTCTTCAGTCAGGGGGaaaggaaacgagagaaatagaacaaatgaatgaaagaattgaAAACAAGTAGCGATGATCCGGGacccaggccattgttagctgcgagATCGGTGAAAACGATCTCGCAGCTTACaggcaagacgactttgaagctggttctGCGACCTGGGTGGGGATGAGACGGAGAGAGATATGATGCAAGtgtatagtgtcatagagtgatgtaGCGTGGAAACACATAGGGGTTAGGTAGGTGAATGGACCAAGTTGCCAGAGCAgctggttgaggcaggaactatcccaacatccAGGAAAcagacaagtatatggataggacaggttggggggatattgaccaaacgcgggcaggtgggactagtatagctgatttgtgttggccggtgtgggcaactgcctgcttcatgctgtatcactgtgacttgaTGACAACCTCCAGTTGGCGACGGAAGATACTTACAGCAAGAGCAGGCTAGAAGAAGTAAAATCAATGGCAATGGCCACATCTTCCTCTGTTCTGTGTTGATTGCGCGATGCCTCTGGAAGTCCGGTGTCCGAGCGCTCGCTTATATTCGGGCAAGAACCCCCACCGCCGGGAAACGGCGCTGTGTCACACGCTAAATCCACTAAGACTGAAACAACTCTGTTCCTTGTTTCGTAATTAAGTGACTTCAACTTGATTTTCGCGGAATATTATTCGGTGGAACTTCGCTATTTATCTATGGACTAATGATCGTCGGGTTTACAGCTAACAGGACAGTACGGTTGCAGactaaggccattcggcccacacagatcgtgctgaacatgatatcaAGTTAAACTGAAATCCACTTGCACCTAACCCATACTTCTGCCTTCCCTAAAAATTCGGCACAGATACGGTGGCGAAGTGGGCatggttcataagatcataacagatacagagacatggctgcaacagGGCAAGAgccgggaactgaatattcaaggatatacatcctatcgaaaagacaggcaggtgggcagagtggGTGGGGTAGCCCTGTTGGTGGGGAAtgaaaattcagtcccttgcaaggggtgacatcgAAACAAGAGACgttgagtcagtatggatagaactaaggaattgtaagggtaaaaagaccctaatgggactaatagacaggcccccaaacagtggcctgaatatagggtgcaagttgattcaggagttaaaattggcatgtagtaaaagtaatgttaCGATTGTTattggagatttcaacatgcaggtaaactgggaaaatcaggttggtactggtccccaagaaagggagtttgtagagtgatggattcttagcacagcttgtattggagccgaccagggagaaggcaattctggatttagtgttatgtaatgaacgggacttgataaaggacctcgaggttaatgagcaggaggcagtgaccataacatggtcaggtttaatctacaattggagagggagaagggtagatcgggggTCTCAGtagtgcagttgaataaaggggactatggggccatgagggaggagctggccaaagttgactggaaagatacactagcagggatgacagtgatttaacaatggcaggtattactAGGAATAATATAGAagttgcaggatcagttcattcctaggaggaagaaagattccaaggggagaaagggacgaccatggctgacaagggatgtcagggacagtataaaaattaaaaagaagaagtacaacgtagcaaagatgaacgggaagcaagaggattgggtaatgtttaaagagcaacagtagataactaaaaaggtaatacAGGGAgacaagatgaggtacgaaggtaagctagccaagaatataaagcaggatagtaaaagcttctttaggtatgtgaagagaaaaaaattagttaaggccaaatttggacccttgaagactgaaaaaggtgaatttattatggggaacaaggaaatggcagatgagttgaacaggtactttggatccgtcttcaaaaaggaggacacaaacaatcttcctgatatagtagtggccagaggatctggggtgacggaggaactgaaggaaatccacattaggcaggaaatggtgttggatagactgataggactgaaggctgataaatcaccagggcctggtcgtctgcatcccagggtacttaaggaagtggctctagaaatcgtggatgcattggtgataattttccaatgttctatagactcaggatcagtttctgtggattggaggatagctaatgttattccactttttaagaaaggcgggaaagagaaaccattgaattatagaccagttagcctgacatcggtggtagggaagatgctggagtcaattataaaagatgagatagccgcacatttggatagcagtaacaggatcggtccaagtcagcatggatttacgaagcggaaatcatgcttgactaatcttctgggattttttgatgatgtaactaggaaaatggacaagggagagccagtggatgtaatgtacatggactttcagaaatcatttgataaggtcccacataggagattagtgggcaaaatgtgggcacattgtattggggatagagtgctgacatggatagagaagtggttagcagacaggaaacaaagggcctttctgtctgtctgcctcactctctctcctccccttctctctctctctctctctctctctctctctctctccctctctctttctctctctctcgcttgccCATTGGATGGGGTAAGATACATACATGgcgttggagaattcaatgttggtttgtaagctacccaagtgaaatatagaaCAGATATCTGTACAGCAAAATAACCACAATGCCCACCCTCTTCCCATTGTCTCTATCTCCATcaatctctccttctctctttttccctccctcatttcctctgtctctccccctttctctctctctttcattcacccttttatctctctctctctctctctctctctctctctctctctctctctctctctctctctctctctctctctctctctctctctctctctctctctctctctctctctctcccccttcctcccctctctctccacctgtgtccctctctcacctatccctctctcattctcttatctatctatctatctatctatctatctatctatctatctatctatctatctatctatctatctatctatctatctatctatctatctatctatctatctatctatctatctatctatctatctaatctatctatctatctatctgtgtgaaaaggtaccGCTCAGatccctatttaatcttttccccttcacctgaaacctgtgccctctggtcctcgattcagatAGCCTGGGCGCGaggttctgtgcatctacccgaagtattcctctcattattttatacacctatataagatcaccctaaATCCCCCTGTGGtcctaggaatagagtcccaccccactccctctctgtgtagttcagaccctctagtcctggcaacatcctcatagatTTTCTGTGTACCAATGTTAATATTGACCagattaaagacaccataaaataataagattaaacgcaaacttaccagtttgaagtttgatctttattttatgaggagttaggtcgagggattacatgaagaccccgccagcgcGCATGCGTtaaattcttcaaagcagcggtgtgaaatcacagacaacagtagatgaaataaacatagtaagataagaagaactagaataccagttgacctttatgatagagggtgggcgtggagggcacgcaactcctcataaagtaaagatcaaacttcaaactggtaagttctcgtttaatcttactattttacttcggaataaaatagtaagatggcaggagtaggccattctccaACGCCATGTATGCATCTTACCCCatccaattcggcccttcgagcctgcaccgccattcagtcctgacatcccaggaatcagtctggtgaaccttctctgcactcagtctatggcaataatgtccttcctcagatttggagaccaaaactgtacgcaatactccaggtgtggtctcaccaagaccctgtacaactgcagtagaacctccctgctcctatattcaaatccttttgctatgaaagctaacataccattcgctttcttcactgcctgctgcacctgtatgcctaccgtcaatgactggtgtaccatgacacccaggtctcgcagcatctccccctttcccaatcggcaccatttagataatagtctgctttcccgtttttgccaccaaaatggataacctcacatttatccacattatactgcatctgccaaacattttcccactcacccagcctatccaagtcaccttgcagtctcctagaatcctcctcacagctaacactgccccccagcttagtgtcatccgcaaacttgcagatattgccttcaattccctcatccagatcattaatatatattgtaaatagctggggtcccagcactgagccttgcggtaccccactagtcactgcctgccattgtgaaaaggacccgtttactcctactctttgcttcctgtttgccagacagttctctatccacatcaatactgaacccccaatgccatgtgctttaagtttgtatactaatctcttatgtgggaccttgtcaaaagccttctggaagtccagatacaccacatccactggttctcccctatccacgctactagttacatcctcgaaaaattctataagattcgtcagacatgatttacctttcgtaaatccatgctgactttgtccaatgatttcaccactttccaaatgtgctgctatcccatctttaataactgactctagcagtttccccactaccgatgttagactaactggtctgtaattccccgttttctctctccctcccttcttaaaaagtggggttacgtttgctacccggcaatcctcaggaactactccagaatctaaagagttttgaaagattattactaatgcatccactatttctggagctacttccttaagtactgtgggatgcagcctatatggccctggggatttatcggcctttaatccattcaatttacccaacaccactacccggctaacctggatttcactcaattcctccaactcctttgacccgcggtcccctgctatttccggcaaattatttatgtcttccttagtgaagacggaaccaaaatagttattcaattggtccgccatatccttgttccccatgatcaactcacctgtttctgactgcaagggacctacatttgttttaactaatctctttcttttcacatttctataaaatcttttgcagtccattttttatgttccctgccagttttctttcataatctatttttcctttcctaattaagccctttgtcctcctctgctggtctctgaatttctcccagtcctccggtatgctgctttttctggctaatttgtacgcatcatccttcactttgatactatccctgatttcccttgttatccatggatgtactaccttccctgatttactcttttgccaaactgggatgaacaattttgtagttcatccatgcagtctttaaatgtcttccattgcatatccaccgtcaacccttttagaattaattgccagtcaatcttggccaattcacgtctcataccctcaaagttacctttctttaagttcagaaccattgtttctgaatcaacaatgtcactctccatcctaatgaagaactcaaccatattatggtcactcttgcccaagggggcatgtacaacaagattgctaactaacccttcctcattactcagtacccagtctaaaatagcctgctctctcgttggttcctctatatgttgatttagataactatcccacatacagtccaagaaatcctcttcctcagcacccctgccaatttgattcacccaatctatatgtagattgaagtcacccattataactgttttgcctttgtcgcaagcatttctaatttcctgtttgattccatctccaacttcactactactgttaggtggcctgtacacaacaccctggatctggctggtggctatccccttaggtatgtcaggaccacgttgacatcccatacatgggtgcatcttggtctaggggttaaagttgtaaatacccttcattagtttgaccaccagctggcctattgtcctggagctggttttaaatagacaggcagggcacttctagctgtgttgatggtactgtagctgagtccttcatcgtggtgaaggttcgccaggaattccagtacgttggtaactgtagcggttgagtaggtggtccctgtatccaagcagtacttctcccattttttgatgctggacaagtgctgtttttcagtggatgttcggcgaggaggagatgcgctgtgatggatgtttgcgtaaattgtgttgtgtcttgattctttttcttgtgtgtatgactgcagaaacaacatttcgtttgaacctcaacgaggttcaaataacaaataaattgtattgtattgtaactggtctagtggggtgccgcaagtatcagtgctgggacccgttatttacaatattaacattgaaacatagaaaatagatgcaggaggaggc
The Leucoraja erinacea ecotype New England unplaced genomic scaffold, Leri_hhj_1 Leri_351S, whole genome shotgun sequence DNA segment above includes these coding regions:
- the LOC129693570 gene encoding GPI-linked NAD(P)(+)--arginine ADP-ribosyltransferase 1-like; the protein is MWPLPLILLLLACSCFLGPPTPALSAAIPANGTIVLDMMEHSAAYIFNQSEVSDELAIGYLQVEKGKSPLFAQTWDAAVMYRRNTTRLRNIQVPDGLREEHVLAVIAYTVHSGLFSKFNEALRQYGTCDSLYAKMFPFKSFHYLLSIALERLGKTSTAEPATTYRGMQRQVEAQPGDYMKFGYFASSSLKSNIARMFGNKTLLIIRSRMGVNIAKYSAFEGEEEVLIPPYEVFNITENRPRTDGVNVSLDAVVKSNGIHVRVERGPGCEMRVTRSAATAISALGLCWALALLAPTFMCGH